The genomic window GCCATCGGCGCCATCCGCTACTGGGACGCCAAGGTCGACGACGCCCGCCTGGTGCAGGTGCTCGTGCGCACCGCCGTCGGCCACGGCGCGCTGGCCGCCAGCCGCACCCAGGTCACCGGCTACCACGAGGAGGACGGCCGGGTCGCCGGCGTACGCGCCGTCGACCTCGAGACCGGCCGTGAGCTCACCATCCGCGCCCGCCACGTCGTCGGCGCCACCGGCGTGTGGACCGACCAGGTGCAGGAGCTCTTCGCCGCCCAGGGACTGACCGTGCGCGCCTCCAAGGGCGTGCACATCGCGGTCCCGCGCGAGGTCATCGCCGGCGACGACGGCTTCATCCTGCGCACCGAGAAGAGCGTGCTGTTCATCATCCCGTGGCCGACGCACTGGGTGATCGGCACGACCGACACCCCGTGGGACCTCGCCAAGGACCACCCGGTCGCCTCGGCCGCCGACGTCGACTACCTGCTCGACCACGCCAACGCCGTCCTCGCCCGGCCGCTCACCCGCGACGACGTCCTCGGCGTCTACACCGGCCTGCGCCCGCTCCTGCAGCCGATCGACGAGGAGGCCGGCGGCACCACGCGGGTCTCCCGCGAGCACACCGTGGCCACCGTCCGGCCGGGCCTGACGATGATCGCCGGCGGCAAGTACACGACCTACCGCGTCATGGCCCGCGACGTCGTCGACATGGCGCTGCGGGACCGGGCGCCCGGCGAGGACCCCGAGGCGGCCATCCCCGCCTCGCTCACCGAGGAGCTGCCGCTGGCCGGCGCCGACGGCTACCGCGTCCGCTGGAACCGCAAGGCCCACCTGGCCGCCGCGCACGGCTGGACCGAGACCCGCGTGGAGCACCTGCTCGACCGCTACGGCAGCCTCGTCGACGAGGTCCTCGCCCTGGTCGACGCCGATCCCGACCTGGGCCGCCCGCTGGAGGGCGCGCCGGACTACCTGCGGGCCGAGGTGGTCTACGCCGTCACCGCGGAGGGCGCCCTGCACCTGGAGGACGTGCTCACCCGCCGCACCCGGCTGTCCTACGAGCAGGCCGACCGCGGGACGGCGTCGGCGCGGCCGGCCGCCGAGCTGATGGCCGGCCTGCTCGGCTGGGACGACGCGCGGCGCGAGCGCGAGATCTCCACCTACCTGGCCCGGGTCGAGGCCGAGCACGCCGCCGAGGCGATGCCTGACGACACCTCCGCCGAGCGGGCGCGGCTGCAGGCGCCGGAGATCACGCCCTTCGCCAGCGCCTCCTGACCTCCCGGGCCGGCGGGGGACACCCCGCCGGCCCGGACCCCGACGACGATCCCGGCGAGAGGAGGAGCACCACAGGGATCCCGCACGACCCGCCCGAGCCGGGCGGGACCCCACACCAAGGCACAACCGGACACAGAGAGGTGTCTTCGCGTGTCACTGACTTCGGTCTTCTTCTCCGAGGTGCTCGGAACCGGACTGCTGATCCTCCTCGGCGTCGGCGTGGTCGCCAACGTGCTGCTCACCGAGTCCAAGGGGCGCGGCGCCGACTGGCTGCTCATCAACTTCGGCTGGGGCCTGGCGGTCTTCGTCGGCGTCTACGCCGCCTACCGCAGCGGCGCGCACCTCAACCCGGCCGTCACCGTCGGTCTCTGGGCCTCCGGCGCCGACGAGTACGCCCCCGGCGTCGAGATCACCCTCGGCAGCACCCTGGTCTACTTCGCCGGCGAGTTCGTCGGCGCCTTCCTCGGTGCCGTGTTCGCCTGGCTGGCCTACCGCGAGCACTACGCGGCCCACCCGGACCCCGGCGAGATCCTGGGCACCTTCTCCACCGGCCCGGCGATCCGGGCGCTCCCGTGGAACGTCGTCACCGAGGCGATCGGCACCTTCGTGCTGATCTACATCATCCTGCAGTTCGGCAACACCCCCTCCCAGATCGGCCCGCTCGCCGTGGCGCTGCTCGTCGTGTCGATCGGCGCCTCGCTGGGTGGACCCACCGGGTACGCCATCAACCCCGCCCGCGACCTCGGGCCCCGCATCGCGCACGCGGTGCTGCCCATCCGCGGCAAGGGCGGCAACGACTGGGGCTACTCGTGGGTCCCCGTCGTCGGACCGATCGTCGGCGCCGTCCTGGCCGGCCTGCTCGCCCGGGTCTTCTGACCCGCCCACCCCTCTGCAACGACGCACCAGGAGGAAGCAGTGACCACCTACATCGCCGCGATCGACCAGGGCACGACCAGCACCCGCTGCATGGTCTTCGACCACGCCGGCGCCGTCGTGGCCGTCGGCCAGAAGGAGCACCGCCAGATCTTCCCGCGCGCCGGGTGGGTCGAGCACGACCCGGTCGAGATCTGGACCAACGTCCGCGAGGTCGTCGGCCAGGCGCTGGCCCGCGCGGACCTGACCGGCTCCGACCTCGCCGCCGTCGGCCTGACCAACCAGCGCGAGACCACCGTCGTGTGGGACAGGAGCACCGGCGAGCCGGTGTACAACGCCATCGTCTGGCAGGACACCCGCACCGACCGGATCGTCACCGAGCTCGGCGAGCTCGGCGGGGGAGCCGAGCGCTACAAGGAGAAGGTCGGCCTGCCCCTGGCCACCTACTTCGCCGGACCCAAGGTGACCTGGATCCTCGACAACGTCGAGGGCGCCCGCGAGCGCGCCGAGCGCGGCGAGCTGCTCATGGGCACGATCGACAGCTGGCTGCTGTGGAACATGACCGGCGGCGTCGACGGCGGGCAGCACCTCACCGACGTCAGCAACGCCTCGCGCACCATGCTCATGGACTACAAGACGCTGGCGTGGGACGAGTCGATCGCCGCGGACATGCGCATCCCCGTGTCCATGCTGCCGGAGATCCGGTCCAACTCCGAGGTCTACGGCGAGGGCCGCAAGGCCGGCGCGCTGGCCGGCGTGAAGATCGCCGGCTCGCTCGGTGACCAGCAGGCGGCCACCTTCGGGCAGGTCTGCTTCTCCCCGGGCATGGCCAAGAACACCTACGGCACCGGCAACTTCCTGCTGCTCAACACCGGCGAGGAGGCGGTCTCGTCGAAGAACGGGCTGCTGACGACGGTCTGCTACAAGATCGGCGACCGCAGGCCGGTCTACGCCCTCGAGGGGTCGATCGCCGTCACCGGGTCGCTGGTGCAGTGGGTGCGCGACAACCTGCGGCTCATCGGCGGGGCGCCGGAGATCGAGGCGGTGGCCCGCTCGGTCGACGACAACGGCGGCGCCTACTTCGTACCGGCCTTCTCCGGCCTGTTCGCCCCGCACTGGCGCTCCGACGCCCGCGGCGCGCTGGTCGGCCTGACCCGCTACGTCAACCGCGGGCACCTGGCCCGGGCGGTGCTGGAGGCCACGGCCTACCAGACCCGCGAGGTCGTCGAGGCGATGAACGCCGACTCCGGCGTCGACCTCACCGAGCTCCGGGTCGACGGCGGCATGGTGGTCAACGAGCTGCTCATGCAGTTCCAGGCCGACATCCTCGGCGTCGACGTCGTCCGGCCCAAGATCGCCGAGACGACGGCGCTCGGCGCGGCGTACGCCGCGGGCCTGGCCGTCGGCTTCTGGGCCGACGAGGACGAGCTGACCAGCCAGTGGGCCGAGGACAAGCGGTGGAGCCCGGCGATGGAGCCGGCCGACCGCGACCGCTACTACCGCAAGTGGACGAAGGCCGTGCAGCGCACCCTCGACTGGGTCGACGACGACGACGAGGACTGAGTGACACCGACCGGGTGACACCGACCGGGTGAGGCCCGGTGATCCGGCGGGCGCCGTCCCCAGCCCGGGGGCGGCGCCCGCTGGCGTGTCCGGCGGCGAACTAGGCTCGTCGCCGTGCTCGCCTGGCCTGCCCCGCTCCTGCCGACCCTCCCGGGCCCCGGCCCGGTCCTGCGGCTGTTCGACACCGCGCGCGGCCAGGTCGTCGACACCGAGCCGGGCGCGGTGGCGCGCATGTACGTCTGCGGCATCACCCCCTACGACGCCACCCACCTCGGCCACGCCGCCACCTACCTGGCCTTCGACCTGGTCAACCGGCTGTGGCGGGACGCCGGGCACGCCGTCCACTACGTGCAGAACGTGACCGACATCGACGACCCGCTGCTCGAGCGGGCCGAGCGCGACGGCGAGGACTGGGTCGTGCTCGCCATGCGGGAGACCGCGCTGTTCCGCGAGGACATGACCGCGCTGCGCGTGCTGCCGCCCGAGGACTACGTGGGCGCGGTCGCGGCCATCCCGCGGATCGTGGCGCACGTGGAGACGCTGCTCGACGAGGGCCTGGCCTACGTCCTCGACGACGGCACCGGCGACGTCTACCACGACGTGGCGCAGGCGCCGGCGTTCGGCGAGGAGTCCGGCTACGACGAGGCGACGATGCTGGCGCTGTCGGCCGAGCGCGGCGGCGACCCCGACCGCCCGGGCAAGCGCAACCGCCTGGACCCGCTGCTGTGGCGCGGCCGCCGCGAGGGCGAGCCGTCCTGGCCCGGGCCGCGCGGCGTCGAGGGCCGGCCGGGCTGGCACATCGAGTGCGCCGCCATCGCGCTGGACACCATCGGCATGGGCTTCGACGTGCAGGGCGGCGGCAGCGACCTGGTCTTCCCGCACCACGAGTACTCCGCCGTCCACGCCGAGGCGCTCACCGCGGCGGCGACGGGGGTGAAGCAGTCCTTCGCGCAGGCCTACGTGCACGCGGCGATGATCGGCCTCGACGGCGAGAAGATGAGCAAGAGCCGGGGCAACCTGGTGTTCGTCTCCAAGCTGCGCGGCGAGGGCGTCGACCCGATGGCCATCCGGCTGGCCCTGCTGTCGGGCCACTACCGCACCGACCGCGCCTGGACGCCGGACCTGCTGACCGCCGCCGAGGAGCGGCTGGCCACCTGGCGGCGCGCGGTGGCCCGCGACGCCGGCGCCCCGGCCGCGCCGGTGCTGGCCGCACTGCGCGAGCGGCTCTCCGACGACCTGGACAGCCCCGGCGCGATCGCCGCCGTCGACGCGTGGGCGGCGGCGACGCTGGCCGGGCACGGGGACCCGGAGGACGGCGCGCCGGCCGTGGTCTCCGACGCCGTCGACGCGCTCCTGGGCGTCGGCCTCCAGGAGGCCTGATGGCCGGTGGCGGGGGGTTCCGCTCCACCGACCGCGCCGCCCGCGAGCGGGAGGAGGACGCGCTCGCCCCGGCCGCCACGCGCGCGGCGGCCACCCGCGGCCGGGCCGTCGCCGAGCCCGAGGACCCGCTGCGCACGGCCTTCGAGCGCGACCGCGACCGGATCCTGCACGCCAAGGCCTTTCGCCGGCTCAAGCACAAGACGCAGGTCTTCCTCAACCCCGACGGCGACCACTTCGTCACCCGGCTCACCCACACGCTGCAGGTGACCCAGGTGGCCCGCGCCATCGCCCGTGCACTGGGGCTCAACGAGACGCTGGCCGAGGCGATCGCGCTCGGGCACGACGTCGGCCACTCGCCGTTCGGCCACATCGGCGAGGACGCCTTCGCCCCCTACGTGCCCGGCGGCTGGCACCACGCGGCGCAGGGCGTGCGGATCGTCGAGGTGCTCGAGCACCTGAACCTCACCTGGGAGGTGCGCGACGGCATCCGCGCGCACAGCTGGAAGATCTCACCGCCGCCGGCCACCCGCGAGGGGGAGTGCGTCCGCTACGCCGACCGGATCGCCTACCTCTCGCACGACGCGCTCGACGCCGTCCGCGCCGGGGTGCTGCAGGCCGGTGACCTGCCGGCCCGCGCGCGGGAGGTGTTCGGCGAACCCGGCAGCGCGATGGTCGGGGCGATGACCGACGCCGTCGTGCAGGGCTCGCTGGCCGACGGCGCGGCGGTGGTGATGGCGCCGGGCCCGCTGGCCGCGATGCACGAGCTGCGGGCGTTCATGTTCCGGCGCGTGTACGCGTCGGAGGCCGCCGCGGGGCAGAAGCAGCTCGCCGTCGACGTCATCCGCCGGCTCGTCGACCACCACCTCGAGCACCCCGGGCTCATCCCGGCGACCTACCGCGACACCGCGGCCGACCCGGTCACCCAGGTCGTCGACCACGTCTCGGGCATGACCGACCGCTTCGCGCTGGCCACCCACGACCGGCTCTTCGGCGACGACGCCGCCGCCCGCACGGCCCCGCTGCTGCGCCGGGGTTGAGCCGCGGCTCAGCCGGCTCCCGGGACCCTGCAGGGCCCGCGGGGACGGGAGGCGCCCGGAGTCGACCGTTACCCCCAACTCGCGCACGCAGGCCGCCCCCGCCCGGGCGAGGGGCGGGGGACGGACCTCAGTTGGGGGAGGAGCCCCGGCGGCGGAGGTAGCGCTCGAACTCGCGGGCGATCTGGTCGCCGTTGGCCTGGGACAGGTCGCTCTCGGTGGCCCGTTCCTCGAGCGAGCGCACGTACTCGACGACCTCGGCGTCCTCCTGGGCCATCTCGTCGACGGTCTTGACCCAGTCCTCGGCCTGCTGGGGGAGCGCGCCGAGCGGCACGGTCAGCTCCAGCACCTCCTCGACGCGCTGCAGCAGCGCGACGGTGGCCCGCGGCGACGGCGGCTGCGAGACGTAGTGCGGCACCGCCGCCCAGAAGCTCACCGCGGGGAGGCCGGCCTGCACGCAGGCGTCCTGGAAGACGCCGAGGATCCCGGTCGGCCCCTCGTAGCGGGAGGTCTCCAGCCCCCACGCCTGCGCGGACTCGACGTCGTAGGCCGAGCCGGACACCGGGGTGGGCCGGGTGTGCGGGGTGTCGGCGAGCAGGGCGCCGAGCGCGACGACGGTCTGCACGTCGAGCTCCTGGCACAGCTCGATGAGCTCCTGGCAGAACCCGCGCCAGCGCATGTTGGGCTCGATGCCGCGGATGAGGACGACGTCGCGGTCGCTGCCCGGCGGGCGGGCCACGGAGATGCGCGTGGTGGGCCACTCGATGCGCCGGCTCACCCCGCCGACGAGGGAGACGGTGGGCCGGTTGACCTGGAAGTCGTAGTAGTCCTCGGGGTCGAGCGCCGCCAGGGGCGTGGCGTCCCAGATGAGCTCGAGGTGCTCGAGCGCCCCGGTGGCGGCGTCCCCGGCGTCGTTCCAGCCCTCGAAGGCGACCACCGCCACCGGCTGGTTCAGCTGGGGCAGGTCCTCGGGAGCGGACTTCGGGTCGATCACCCCTGCGAGCCTACGTCGGTCGCGCGCCCTCACCAGGGGAGCGCGGGATGGGAGGATGGGCGCCGCCGTGGAATGCGGCCGGGTCCGCGGCCGCTGCTGGTGCTACGCGCACCCCCGCCCACCGACCCCCGAGGACGCCCGTGACCGACGCCCCGCAGCTCCGCCCCGACGCCACCGCGGAGCTCACCGCCCTGCTCGAGCAGCGCATCCTCGTGCTCGACGGCGCCATGGGGACGGCGATCCAGCGCGACCGCCCGAGCGAGGCCGGCTACCGCGGGGAGCGCTTCGCCGACTGGCCGGTCGACGTCCAGGGCAACAACGACCTGCTCGTGCTCACGCAGCCCGGGCTCGTCGCGGGCATCCACCGCGAGTACCTCGACGCCGGTGCCGACGTCATCGAGACCAACACCTTCAACGCGACGGCGATCTCGCTGGCCGACTACGGCATGTCGGAGCTGGCCCGCGAGATCAACGTGGCCGCCGCCCGGCTGGCCCGGCAGGAGGCCGACGCGGCCACCGCGCGCACGCCGGGCAGGCCCCGCTACGTCGCCGGCGCGATCGGCCCGACGAGCCGGACGGCGTCGATCTCGCCCGACGTCAACGACCCCGGCGCCCGCAACGTCACCTTCGGCGAGCTCGTCGAGGCCTACCTCGAGCAGGCCGGCGGCCTGGTCGACGGCGGGGCCGACCTGCTGCTCGTCGAGACGGTCTTCGACACGCTCAACGCCAAGGCGGCGGTCTTCGCGCTGGAGACGCTGTTCGAGCAGCGCGGCCGGCGCTGGCCGGTGATGGTCTCGGGCACGATCACCGACGCCTCCGGGCGCACCCTGTCGGGGCAGACCACCGAGGCGTTCTGGAACTCCGTGCGCCACGTGCGGCCGCTGCTGGTCGGCCTGAACTGCGCGCTGGGGGCCCGGGAGCTGCGGCCCTACGTCGCCGAGCTGGCCCGGCTGGCCGACACCTTCGTCTCCGCCTATCCCAACGCCGGGCTGCCCAACGCCTTCGGCGAGTACGACGAGGCGCCCGAGGACACCGCCGCGGTGCTGCGCTCCTTCGCCGAGGACGGCTTCGTCAACCTGGTCGGCGGCTGCTGCGGCACCACGCCGGAGCACATCGCCGCCGTCGCCGCGGCCGTCGAGGGCCTGCCGCCGCGGACCCCGGCGCCCACCCGCCCCGCGCTGCGGCTGTCGGGCCTGGAGCCGCTGACCGTCGACGGCGACTCGCTGTTCGTCAACGTCGGCGAGCGCACGAACATCACCGGATCGGCCCGCTTCCGGCGGCTGATCCGCGACGGCGACTACGCCACGGCGCTGGCCGTGGCGCGCCAGCAGGTCGAGGCCGGCGCTCAGGTCATCGACGTCAACATGGACGAGGGCATGATCGACGGCGTCGCGGCGATGACCCGCTTCACCCGCCTGGTCGCCGCCGAGCCCGACATCTGCCGCGTGCCGGTGATGGTGGACTCCTCCAAGTGGGAGGTCATCGAGGCCGGCCTGCAGCAGCTGCAGGGCAAGTCGATCGTCAACTCCATCTCGCTGAAGAACGGCGAGGCGGAGTTCGTCGAGCAGGCACGGCTGTGCCGCAGGTACGGCGCGGCCGTCGTCGTCATGGCCTTCGACGAGGACGGGCAGGCCGACACCCTCGAGCGCCGGCAGCAGATCTGCCGCCGCGCGTACGACATCCTCACGCGGCAGGTCGGCTTCCCGGCCGAGGACGTGATCTTCGACCCCAACGTCTTCGCCGTCGCCACCGGCATCGAGGAGCACGCCCGCTACGGCCTGGACTTCATCGAGGCCACCCGCTGGATCAAGGAGAACCTGCCCGGCGCGCTGGTGTCCGGCGGCGTCTCCAACGTCTCGTTCTCCTTCCGCGGCAACAACCCGGTGCGCGAGGCCATCCACGCGGTGTTCCTCTTCCACGCCGTCGCCGCCGGCATGGACATGGGCATCGTCAACGCCGGCGCGCTGGAGGTGTACGAGGAGGTCCCCCGGGAGCTGCGGGACCGCATCGAGGACGTCGTCCTCGCCCGCCGCCCCGACGCCACCGAGCGGCTGCTGGAGATCGCCGGGGACTACGCCGGCGACGGCGCCGCCAAGGAGGCGGCCACCGAGGAGTGGCGGGCGCTGCCGGTGGCCGAGCGGATCACCCACGCGCTGGTCAAGGGCGTCGACGAGTTCGTCGAGGCCGACACCGAGGAGCTGCGCCTGGAGATCTCCGCCCGCGGCGGCCGGCCGATCGAGGTCATCGAGGGCCCGCTGATGGCCGGCATGAACGTCGTCGGCGACCTGTTCGGCGCCGGGAAGATGTTCCTGCCGCAGGTGGTGAAGTCCGCGCGGGTGATGAAGAAGGCCGTCGCCCACCTCATCCCGTTCATCGAGGCGGAGAAGCAGCCCGGCGACGCCGAGCGGACCAACGGCACGGTCGTGATGGCCACGGTGAAGGGCGACGTCCACGACATCGGCAAGAACATCGTCGGCGTCGTCCTGCAGTGCAACAACTACGACGTCGTCGACCTCGGCGTCATGGTGCCGGCGCAGAAGGTGCTCGACACCGCCAAGGAGGTCGGCGCCGACGTCATCGGCCTGTCCGGGCTGATCACGCCGTCCCTGGACGAGATGGTCACCCTGGCCGGCGAGATGGAGCGGCAGGGCTTCGAGGTGCCGCTGCTCGTGGGCGGGGCGACGACGTCGCGCGCGCACACCGCGGTCAAGGTCGCGCCGCGCTACCACGGCCCCGTGATCTGGGTGAAGGACGCCTCGCGGTCGGTGCCGGTGGTGGCGGCGCTGCTGTCCGACGAGCAGCGGCCCGCGCTGCTGTCGGCGACCGAGAGCGAGTACCGGACGCTGCGGGAGCGGCACGCCGCCCGCGAGGACACCCGCCGGCTGCTGCCGCTGGCCGCCGCCCGCGCCGCCGCGCCGCAGCTCGACTGGTCGTCCTACAGCCCGCCGCGGCCGCGGATGCTCGCGCAGCAGACCCGTGACGTGTGCGCCGGCCCGTCCTGCGACCACCACGGGCACGGCGCGGTCGAGCACGTGCGGGTGCTGCGCGACTACCCCCTCGAGGAGCTGCGCGGCTACATCGACTGGCAGCCGTTCTTCACCGCGTGGGAGATGCGCGGCCGGTTCCCCGACATCCTGCACAACCCGGCCACCGGGGAGGCGGCCCGGCGGCTCTACGCCGACGCGCAGGAGATGCTCGACCGGATCGTCGCCGAGCGCTGGCTGACCGCCAACGGCGTCCTCGGGCTCTTCCCCGCCGCCCGGGTCGACGGCGAGGACATCGAGGTCTACACCGACGAGTCGCGCACGCGGGTCCGCGCCGTGCTGCACCAGCTGCGGCAGCAGACGGAGGGCCGCGACGGCGCCCCGCGCAAGTCGCTCGCCGACTTCGTGGCGCCGAAGGAGACCGGGCTGCGCGACCACGTGGGCGCCTTCGCCGTCACCGCGGGGCTGGGCTCGGCCGAGCGCGTGGCCGCGTTCAAGGCGGCGCACGACGACTACTCGGCGATCCTGCTCGAGGCGCTGGCCGACCGGCTGGCGGAGGCGTTCGCCGAGCGGCTGCACGAGCGGGTGCGGCGGGAGTTCTGGGGCTACGCCGCCGACGAGCGCCTGGACGCCGACGCGCTCATCGCCGAGCGCTACCGCGGCATCCGCCCCGCGCCGGGCTACCCCGCCTGCCCCGAGCACACCGAGAAGCAGACGATCTGGGAGCTGCTCGACGTCGAGGCGGCCACCGGCCTGCAGCTGACCGAGTCGATGGCCATGTGGCCGGGCGCGGCGGTCAGCGGGCTGTACTTCGCCCACCCCGAGGCCCGCTACTTCAACCTGGGCCGGATCGGCCGCGACCAGGTCGAGGACTACGCCCGCCGCAAGGGCTGGACGCGGCGCGAGGCCGAGCGCTGGCTGGCCCCCAACCTGGGCTACCGCACCGACGACGAGTGAAGGACCCCGGTGCCCCCGCGCCTCGCAGGCCCGGCGCGGGACCCTGCACCGGGGCCACCCTCAGCGGTCGGGAACCGTGATCTTGTACTGGGCGATCTTGCGGTAGAGCGTGG from Geodermatophilus normandii includes these protein-coding regions:
- a CDS encoding MIP/aquaporin family protein gives rise to the protein MSLTSVFFSEVLGTGLLILLGVGVVANVLLTESKGRGADWLLINFGWGLAVFVGVYAAYRSGAHLNPAVTVGLWASGADEYAPGVEITLGSTLVYFAGEFVGAFLGAVFAWLAYREHYAAHPDPGEILGTFSTGPAIRALPWNVVTEAIGTFVLIYIILQFGNTPSQIGPLAVALLVVSIGASLGGPTGYAINPARDLGPRIAHAVLPIRGKGGNDWGYSWVPVVGPIVGAVLAGLLARVF
- a CDS encoding glycerol-3-phosphate dehydrogenase/oxidase, translated to MSTALSPEVRTSALDRMSREVLDVLVIGGGVTGAGAALDAASRGLSVGLLEQRDWASGTSSRASKLVHGGLRYLEMLDFALVREALHERGLLVGRLAPHLVHPVPFLYPLRHRVWERVYTGAGIALYDTLGGLLGRVGGRGVPLHRHLSKKALRRVAPSLRDDVAIGAIRYWDAKVDDARLVQVLVRTAVGHGALAASRTQVTGYHEEDGRVAGVRAVDLETGRELTIRARHVVGATGVWTDQVQELFAAQGLTVRASKGVHIAVPREVIAGDDGFILRTEKSVLFIIPWPTHWVIGTTDTPWDLAKDHPVASAADVDYLLDHANAVLARPLTRDDVLGVYTGLRPLLQPIDEEAGGTTRVSREHTVATVRPGLTMIAGGKYTTYRVMARDVVDMALRDRAPGEDPEAAIPASLTEELPLAGADGYRVRWNRKAHLAAAHGWTETRVEHLLDRYGSLVDEVLALVDADPDLGRPLEGAPDYLRAEVVYAVTAEGALHLEDVLTRRTRLSYEQADRGTASARPAAELMAGLLGWDDARREREISTYLARVEAEHAAEAMPDDTSAERARLQAPEITPFASAS
- a CDS encoding PAC2 family protein, encoding MIDPKSAPEDLPQLNQPVAVVAFEGWNDAGDAATGALEHLELIWDATPLAALDPEDYYDFQVNRPTVSLVGGVSRRIEWPTTRISVARPPGSDRDVVLIRGIEPNMRWRGFCQELIELCQELDVQTVVALGALLADTPHTRPTPVSGSAYDVESAQAWGLETSRYEGPTGILGVFQDACVQAGLPAVSFWAAVPHYVSQPPSPRATVALLQRVEEVLELTVPLGALPQQAEDWVKTVDEMAQEDAEVVEYVRSLEERATESDLSQANGDQIAREFERYLRRRGSSPN
- the glpK gene encoding glycerol kinase GlpK — protein: MTTYIAAIDQGTTSTRCMVFDHAGAVVAVGQKEHRQIFPRAGWVEHDPVEIWTNVREVVGQALARADLTGSDLAAVGLTNQRETTVVWDRSTGEPVYNAIVWQDTRTDRIVTELGELGGGAERYKEKVGLPLATYFAGPKVTWILDNVEGARERAERGELLMGTIDSWLLWNMTGGVDGGQHLTDVSNASRTMLMDYKTLAWDESIAADMRIPVSMLPEIRSNSEVYGEGRKAGALAGVKIAGSLGDQQAATFGQVCFSPGMAKNTYGTGNFLLLNTGEEAVSSKNGLLTTVCYKIGDRRPVYALEGSIAVTGSLVQWVRDNLRLIGGAPEIEAVARSVDDNGGAYFVPAFSGLFAPHWRSDARGALVGLTRYVNRGHLARAVLEATAYQTREVVEAMNADSGVDLTELRVDGGMVVNELLMQFQADILGVDVVRPKIAETTALGAAYAAGLAVGFWADEDELTSQWAEDKRWSPAMEPADRDRYYRKWTKAVQRTLDWVDDDDED
- a CDS encoding HD domain-containing protein, whose protein sequence is MAGGGGFRSTDRAAREREEDALAPAATRAAATRGRAVAEPEDPLRTAFERDRDRILHAKAFRRLKHKTQVFLNPDGDHFVTRLTHTLQVTQVARAIARALGLNETLAEAIALGHDVGHSPFGHIGEDAFAPYVPGGWHHAAQGVRIVEVLEHLNLTWEVRDGIRAHSWKISPPPATREGECVRYADRIAYLSHDALDAVRAGVLQAGDLPARAREVFGEPGSAMVGAMTDAVVQGSLADGAAVVMAPGPLAAMHELRAFMFRRVYASEAAAGQKQLAVDVIRRLVDHHLEHPGLIPATYRDTAADPVTQVVDHVSGMTDRFALATHDRLFGDDAAARTAPLLRRG
- the mshC gene encoding cysteine--1-D-myo-inosityl 2-amino-2-deoxy-alpha-D-glucopyranoside ligase, whose protein sequence is MLAWPAPLLPTLPGPGPVLRLFDTARGQVVDTEPGAVARMYVCGITPYDATHLGHAATYLAFDLVNRLWRDAGHAVHYVQNVTDIDDPLLERAERDGEDWVVLAMRETALFREDMTALRVLPPEDYVGAVAAIPRIVAHVETLLDEGLAYVLDDGTGDVYHDVAQAPAFGEESGYDEATMLALSAERGGDPDRPGKRNRLDPLLWRGRREGEPSWPGPRGVEGRPGWHIECAAIALDTIGMGFDVQGGGSDLVFPHHEYSAVHAEALTAAATGVKQSFAQAYVHAAMIGLDGEKMSKSRGNLVFVSKLRGEGVDPMAIRLALLSGHYRTDRAWTPDLLTAAEERLATWRRAVARDAGAPAAPVLAALRERLSDDLDSPGAIAAVDAWAAATLAGHGDPEDGAPAVVSDAVDALLGVGLQEA
- the metH gene encoding methionine synthase produces the protein MTDAPQLRPDATAELTALLEQRILVLDGAMGTAIQRDRPSEAGYRGERFADWPVDVQGNNDLLVLTQPGLVAGIHREYLDAGADVIETNTFNATAISLADYGMSELAREINVAAARLARQEADAATARTPGRPRYVAGAIGPTSRTASISPDVNDPGARNVTFGELVEAYLEQAGGLVDGGADLLLVETVFDTLNAKAAVFALETLFEQRGRRWPVMVSGTITDASGRTLSGQTTEAFWNSVRHVRPLLVGLNCALGARELRPYVAELARLADTFVSAYPNAGLPNAFGEYDEAPEDTAAVLRSFAEDGFVNLVGGCCGTTPEHIAAVAAAVEGLPPRTPAPTRPALRLSGLEPLTVDGDSLFVNVGERTNITGSARFRRLIRDGDYATALAVARQQVEAGAQVIDVNMDEGMIDGVAAMTRFTRLVAAEPDICRVPVMVDSSKWEVIEAGLQQLQGKSIVNSISLKNGEAEFVEQARLCRRYGAAVVVMAFDEDGQADTLERRQQICRRAYDILTRQVGFPAEDVIFDPNVFAVATGIEEHARYGLDFIEATRWIKENLPGALVSGGVSNVSFSFRGNNPVREAIHAVFLFHAVAAGMDMGIVNAGALEVYEEVPRELRDRIEDVVLARRPDATERLLEIAGDYAGDGAAKEAATEEWRALPVAERITHALVKGVDEFVEADTEELRLEISARGGRPIEVIEGPLMAGMNVVGDLFGAGKMFLPQVVKSARVMKKAVAHLIPFIEAEKQPGDAERTNGTVVMATVKGDVHDIGKNIVGVVLQCNNYDVVDLGVMVPAQKVLDTAKEVGADVIGLSGLITPSLDEMVTLAGEMERQGFEVPLLVGGATTSRAHTAVKVAPRYHGPVIWVKDASRSVPVVAALLSDEQRPALLSATESEYRTLRERHAAREDTRRLLPLAAARAAAPQLDWSSYSPPRPRMLAQQTRDVCAGPSCDHHGHGAVEHVRVLRDYPLEELRGYIDWQPFFTAWEMRGRFPDILHNPATGEAARRLYADAQEMLDRIVAERWLTANGVLGLFPAARVDGEDIEVYTDESRTRVRAVLHQLRQQTEGRDGAPRKSLADFVAPKETGLRDHVGAFAVTAGLGSAERVAAFKAAHDDYSAILLEALADRLAEAFAERLHERVRREFWGYAADERLDADALIAERYRGIRPAPGYPACPEHTEKQTIWELLDVEAATGLQLTESMAMWPGAAVSGLYFAHPEARYFNLGRIGRDQVEDYARRKGWTRREAERWLAPNLGYRTDDE